One Nitrospina watsonii DNA segment encodes these proteins:
- a CDS encoding RNA polymerase sigma factor has translation MKRSHLTSLVQAFESHYDELKRFVARRVGCSSVAEDIVQETWVRITSSPPTDPVENARAYLYRVARNLMIDFVRRDRVRSRYIESGVLPENVSNNEPHPESLLIQKERLAHLLKAVEELPPRCQQVFRLRKFEHLEQAEIARRLGISRNMVEKHLRKALAHCLASLEEAE, from the coding sequence ATGAAGAGAAGTCATTTGACTTCGTTGGTGCAGGCCTTTGAAAGCCATTACGACGAGTTGAAGCGGTTTGTGGCCCGCAGGGTCGGGTGTTCTTCTGTGGCGGAGGACATCGTACAGGAAACCTGGGTGCGGATCACATCGAGTCCTCCCACCGATCCCGTGGAAAACGCCCGCGCGTATCTGTACCGAGTCGCCCGCAACCTGATGATCGACTTTGTCCGCCGCGACCGGGTGCGGTCCCGCTACATCGAAAGCGGCGTCCTTCCAGAAAATGTTTCCAACAACGAACCCCATCCAGAAAGTCTTTTGATTCAAAAGGAACGCCTGGCTCATTTGCTGAAGGCGGTGGAGGAATTGCCTCCACGGTGTCAGCAGGTGTTTCGTCTGCGTAAATTCGAGCACCTGGAACAGGCAGAGATCGCCCGCCGGCTTGGCATCAGCCGAAACATGGTTGAAAAACACCTGCGCAAAGCCCTCGCCCATTGCCTTGCCTCGCTGGAAGAGGCGGAGTAG
- a CDS encoding FecR family protein yields the protein MKHKQESEEAGETGADLYESWQREHPDHARAAKEWEQFLESGELKAALEKAEQAAPRTPRFSASSTLAFWKRAALSLVAASFLFWVLPLQEWIALSQADHSTQVGEQYQGTLPDGSTVILNTDSALQISFSEHHRSVRLLKGEAMFKVTSNPERPFTVAMNHQRITVVGTQFIARISDETEEVLVLEGKVRSESQTEPGSPGRLLQANDRLVHKGDIVSVTKAKGVPAWLNGQLVFDATPLPQAIQEMDRYLPQTLYVMGRSIRDRRLTATYHLDKLDQDVNVLAETLNIQVWRMGPVILFY from the coding sequence TTGAAGCACAAGCAGGAAAGTGAGGAGGCCGGGGAAACAGGTGCCGATCTCTACGAATCCTGGCAACGCGAACATCCCGATCATGCGCGTGCCGCAAAGGAGTGGGAGCAATTTCTCGAAAGCGGGGAACTGAAAGCGGCTCTGGAAAAAGCCGAACAGGCCGCCCCCCGCACTCCGCGTTTCTCAGCGTCCTCAACCCTTGCATTCTGGAAAAGGGCAGCCTTGTCATTGGTGGCGGCATCCTTTTTGTTTTGGGTGCTCCCCCTGCAGGAATGGATTGCCCTTTCCCAGGCGGATCACTCCACCCAGGTCGGAGAGCAGTACCAGGGCACCCTGCCGGATGGATCGACCGTGATTTTGAATACGGACAGCGCGCTGCAAATCTCCTTTTCCGAACATCACCGCAGCGTCCGTTTGCTAAAAGGCGAGGCGATGTTCAAAGTGACCTCAAACCCGGAACGGCCCTTCACCGTTGCCATGAACCATCAACGGATTACCGTGGTCGGAACCCAATTCATCGCCCGCATTTCCGATGAAACAGAAGAAGTTCTTGTCCTGGAAGGCAAGGTGCGATCGGAAAGCCAAACGGAACCCGGTTCGCCCGGTCGTCTGTTGCAGGCAAACGACCGCTTGGTCCACAAGGGAGACATTGTTTCGGTCACCAAGGCAAAGGGCGTTCCGGCCTGGTTGAACGGTCAACTTGTGTTCGATGCCACCCCGCTTCCACAGGCCATCCAGGAAATGGATCGCTACCTTCCACAAACCCTGTATGTCATGGGCCGTTCGATCCGTGACAGGCGGCTCACCGCTACGTACCATCTTGATAAACTGGATCAGGATGTCAACGTTTTGGCCGAGACCCTGAACATCCAGGTATGGCGAATGGGTCCCGTCATTTTGTTTTATTGA
- a CDS encoding RNA polymerase sigma factor: MSDFSSQTLASLSTRLETVFEDHRQELTRYASLRLGVPDLAADLVQEAFLKASSIGDLSQIENLRAFLYRVVTNLATDHHRKTKRNRRIFTDVPEDRVASVASSETPDQQLINEEQVQRLTRAIQSLPPQTREIFILFKLEEWKQKDIAAHFKVSLSTVEKKIKQAIIHCKKHLSE, from the coding sequence ATGAGCGATTTTTCCTCACAAACCTTGGCCTCCTTGTCCACCCGGTTGGAAACCGTTTTTGAAGACCACCGGCAGGAGTTGACCCGCTACGCGTCCCTGCGCCTGGGGGTTCCGGACCTTGCAGCGGACCTCGTGCAGGAAGCCTTTCTCAAGGCCTCCTCGATTGGCGATCTGAGCCAGATTGAAAACCTGCGGGCCTTTTTATATCGCGTGGTCACCAACCTGGCGACCGATCACCATAGGAAAACCAAGCGAAATCGCCGCATTTTCACCGATGTTCCGGAAGACCGGGTGGCCTCCGTTGCCTCTTCCGAAACCCCGGACCAGCAATTGATCAACGAAGAGCAGGTGCAACGGCTGACCCGGGCCATCCAATCCCTCCCCCCTCAAACCCGCGAAATATTCATTCTTTTCAAGTTGGAGGAATGGAAACAGAAAGACATCGCGGCGCATTTCAAGGTATCCCTCAGCACAGTTGAAAAAAAAATCAAACAGGCTATCATACACTGCAAAAAGCACCTTTCCGAATAA
- a CDS encoding TonB-dependent siderophore receptor codes for MKIASSSKALLHCLAILTLSLAMGSAVSPNAWSGENHDFSGKLESKEKFHIQAQPLDSALHLFSSQGNLQVSVDSKWTAGKESNVVSGEYTIQQALNKLLMGTGLHYSFVDSNTVTLEPVAEHTLTLEVQSKELKVIKPERFAEKEKARDDEKATRLPPVAVEGVNPLEPKGYTQENTPTATKTNTPLIEIPQSVSMITRQRMTDQNVQSLAEVLSYTSGVQSSVFGVDTRADWFNLRGFPSNFTSLYKDGLKLSFPSGNLHVRTEPYGLERVDVFKGPSSVLYGQNTPGGMVNLVSKKPPMQSGHQLALTFGSFDRKQVMLDTGGPIEGAEEFQYRLTAMARDSDTQVDFVEDNRFFVAPSLSWRPNDRTSLTLLTHLHEDDTGNVVNFYPLEGTILPNPFGEIPTSRFTGEPNFDQYEKTQASVGYQFEHEVNNALKVRQNFRYYYIDYTWKQVFASGLQADNRTLNRFLVFEKVNADSFTVDTHVQYDFATGPLQHKLLAGVDQLTQRIDVSTATPGAPTLDVFSPVYNQTLINDPAFSSITDVIQHQTGVYLQDQIKWNRWILVLSGRHDWASSETDNIISGTTTKQRDAAFTGRVGLVYRSKFGLAPYVSYSESFNPALGTNLFGQAFIPEEGKQIEVGVKYEPENVDAQVTLSVFDLRRQNVQNPDPSNPFNTIQTGEVRSQGIEVESNISLMQGLDMVAAYTYLDMEVTKTTFPGEQGNRPTQVPEHIASLWANYTVQNGPLAGLGTGGGVRYQGTSFADFANTIKVPSYVIFDAALRYRWSHWDMALNVQNVADKTYAAGCFSSACFYGARRNVMGTVRYNW; via the coding sequence ATGAAAATTGCAAGCTCTTCAAAGGCTCTACTGCATTGCCTCGCGATCCTTACCCTGTCACTGGCAATGGGGAGCGCCGTCAGTCCAAACGCCTGGTCCGGGGAGAATCACGATTTCAGCGGCAAGCTCGAATCAAAGGAGAAGTTTCATATCCAGGCGCAACCGCTTGATTCCGCCCTCCACCTTTTTTCATCCCAGGGAAATCTTCAGGTCAGCGTGGACTCCAAGTGGACCGCAGGCAAAGAGTCCAACGTGGTTTCGGGGGAATATACGATTCAGCAGGCACTGAATAAGTTGTTGATGGGCACCGGGCTTCACTATTCGTTTGTGGATTCGAATACGGTCACTCTGGAACCGGTTGCGGAACACACTCTCACACTGGAGGTTCAATCCAAAGAGTTGAAGGTGATCAAGCCGGAGCGGTTCGCCGAAAAGGAAAAGGCCCGGGATGATGAAAAGGCCACCCGCCTGCCTCCGGTGGCGGTGGAAGGGGTGAATCCTCTGGAACCGAAGGGATACACGCAGGAAAACACCCCGACTGCTACCAAGACGAATACGCCGTTGATCGAGATTCCTCAATCCGTGTCCATGATCACCCGCCAGCGCATGACGGACCAGAACGTTCAAAGTCTGGCCGAAGTGCTTAGTTATACATCGGGTGTGCAGTCCTCCGTGTTCGGTGTGGATACTCGCGCAGACTGGTTCAACTTAAGGGGCTTTCCATCCAACTTTACAAGTTTGTACAAGGACGGATTGAAACTTTCCTTTCCTTCCGGGAACCTGCATGTGCGGACCGAACCATACGGATTGGAACGGGTGGATGTGTTCAAGGGACCGTCATCGGTTTTATACGGCCAGAACACCCCGGGGGGCATGGTCAACCTGGTGAGCAAAAAACCGCCCATGCAATCGGGACACCAGTTGGCCTTGACGTTCGGAAGTTTTGACCGGAAACAGGTGATGCTTGATACTGGCGGGCCCATAGAAGGTGCGGAGGAATTTCAGTACCGCTTGACCGCTATGGCGCGCGACAGCGACACGCAGGTGGATTTTGTCGAGGATAATCGTTTTTTTGTCGCACCCTCCCTGAGTTGGCGTCCGAACGATAGAACGTCCCTGACACTGCTGACTCACCTTCATGAAGATGACACGGGGAACGTGGTGAATTTTTATCCATTGGAGGGAACGATTTTGCCGAACCCATTCGGCGAAATTCCTACCAGTCGTTTCACGGGAGAGCCCAATTTTGACCAGTATGAAAAAACACAGGCCTCGGTCGGCTACCAGTTTGAGCACGAAGTCAACAATGCCCTGAAGGTGCGCCAAAATTTTCGTTATTATTACATCGATTACACCTGGAAGCAGGTTTTCGCCAGCGGTTTGCAGGCCGACAACCGCACGCTGAACCGGTTCTTGGTTTTTGAGAAGGTCAATGCCGACAGCTTTACGGTGGACACCCACGTTCAATATGATTTTGCGACAGGTCCGCTCCAGCACAAGCTCCTTGCCGGTGTAGATCAATTGACTCAACGGATCGACGTCAGCACTGCTACCCCCGGTGCTCCCACCTTGGATGTGTTCAGTCCGGTTTATAACCAGACCCTGATCAATGATCCCGCGTTCAGTTCGATCACGGATGTCATCCAGCATCAAACTGGTGTTTACCTTCAGGATCAAATCAAGTGGAACCGTTGGATTCTGGTACTGTCCGGTCGGCATGACTGGGCCAGTTCTGAAACCGATAATATTATCTCCGGAACCACGACGAAACAGAGAGATGCGGCGTTCACCGGAAGGGTGGGCCTGGTATACCGCTCAAAATTCGGACTGGCACCTTATGTCAGCTACTCGGAATCATTCAATCCGGCGCTCGGCACCAATCTGTTCGGCCAGGCGTTCATTCCCGAAGAAGGAAAACAGATCGAGGTCGGCGTGAAATATGAACCGGAAAATGTCGATGCTCAGGTCACTTTGAGCGTGTTCGATCTCAGGCGGCAGAATGTTCAAAACCCCGATCCGAGCAACCCGTTCAACACGATTCAGACCGGTGAAGTCCGTTCGCAGGGGATCGAGGTGGAGAGCAATATAAGCCTGATGCAGGGCTTGGATATGGTGGCTGCCTACACGTATCTCGATATGGAGGTCACCAAAACCACCTTTCCAGGAGAACAGGGTAATCGGCCGACGCAGGTCCCGGAACATATAGCTTCCCTGTGGGCGAATTATACGGTTCAAAACGGTCCACTTGCCGGTTTGGGAACCGGCGGCGGCGTTCGTTACCAGGGAACCAGCTTTGCCGATTTCGCCAATACCATCAAGGTACCATCTTACGTGATCTTCGATGCGGCGCTTCGTTACCGGTGGAGCCACTGGGATATGGCTTTGAATGTTCAGAATGTAGCGGACAAAACGTATGCGGCGGGCTGTTTCTCCAGCGCCTGTTTCTATGGGGCGCGCAGAAATGTGATGGGCACCGTTCGCTACAACTGGTGA
- a CDS encoding PepSY-associated TM helix domain-containing protein, with amino-acid sequence MGRILWVKLHRYAGLTIALFLIVSGLTGSIIAFYHELDEGLNPELFSPGTSGEPLSPYEWKATVEKADPRAQVTFLPLEVHAPGESVTVVVEPRIDPATGAPYEVEYSQVFVDPVNGDILGKRLWGDCCFERKHLLPYLYTFHYSLHLPHEFIGGWENMWGRWLMGGIAIIWFFDCFVGAYLTFPPGRPFWARWKPAWKIRTEAGPYRTNFDAHRAGGLWPWVLLIFLSMSSIYLNLGFEVFRPVLSAVSTITPNPFEERLDRMENAPYAPKFSFQEIEARALEEAKRRNWSTYLGGIGYSPHFGIYSAFFYPPGGEHAPGLGHSTMDFEGSTGEVIAHKVPGEGTAGDFLMEVQFPIHSGQIAGLPGRIVVSMAGLLVAMLSVTGIVIWWVKRKGLPAKTSADTSREESNANVTT; translated from the coding sequence ATGGGAAGGATTTTATGGGTCAAGCTGCATCGCTACGCGGGGCTGACGATCGCGCTGTTTCTCATCGTATCGGGTTTGACCGGAAGCATCATTGCCTTTTACCACGAACTGGATGAGGGCCTGAACCCGGAGTTGTTCTCACCCGGCACATCCGGCGAACCGCTGTCTCCTTATGAGTGGAAAGCGACCGTGGAGAAAGCGGACCCGCGGGCCCAGGTCACCTTTCTTCCTTTGGAAGTGCACGCGCCGGGGGAATCGGTGACGGTCGTCGTGGAGCCGCGCATCGATCCCGCCACCGGCGCGCCGTATGAGGTCGAGTACAGCCAGGTGTTCGTCGATCCGGTCAACGGCGACATCCTTGGAAAACGATTGTGGGGGGATTGCTGTTTCGAACGCAAACACCTTCTTCCTTATTTGTACACCTTCCACTATTCCCTGCACTTGCCGCACGAGTTCATCGGTGGATGGGAAAATATGTGGGGCCGTTGGCTGATGGGCGGCATCGCCATCATCTGGTTTTTCGACTGCTTCGTGGGGGCTTATCTGACCTTTCCGCCGGGACGTCCCTTTTGGGCGCGATGGAAGCCCGCGTGGAAAATAAGGACGGAGGCGGGACCGTACCGTACGAATTTCGACGCGCACAGGGCGGGTGGCTTGTGGCCGTGGGTCCTGCTTATTTTCCTCTCCATGAGCAGCATCTATCTCAATCTCGGGTTCGAGGTGTTTCGTCCGGTGCTTTCGGCGGTTTCCACGATCACGCCGAATCCTTTTGAAGAGAGGCTGGACCGCATGGAGAATGCGCCCTATGCGCCGAAGTTCAGCTTCCAGGAGATTGAAGCCCGCGCACTGGAGGAAGCCAAGCGGCGGAACTGGTCAACGTATTTGGGAGGTATCGGTTACAGCCCTCACTTTGGAATCTATTCCGCATTTTTCTATCCGCCGGGCGGGGAGCATGCCCCCGGACTGGGCCATTCCACAATGGATTTTGAGGGGAGTACCGGTGAGGTGATCGCGCACAAGGTTCCTGGAGAGGGCACGGCCGGCGATTTCCTCATGGAAGTCCAGTTTCCCATCCACAGCGGACAGATCGCCGGTCTGCCCGGACGCATCGTGGTGTCGATGGCCGGGCTTCTGGTGGCCATGCTGTCCGTTACGGGCATCGTCATCTGGTGGGTCAAACGCAAGGGGCTTCCTGCCAAAACATCCGCAGACACGTCAAGAGAAGAATCCAACGCCAACGTCACAACTTGA
- a CDS encoding FecR family protein, translated as MPKAIWDEAVAWCIRLDAEPLAPESKRELDRWLEADALHRKAFDRAQEVWGELDRLPQASRAKPQSLTQNDFVSKRPRRPIPAGGLLRFRRGAMAWTALAACVALIVMTVFAGDLSLRFRADHQTGVGQMRAITLADGSRVFLNTDSALAVDYAGDRRKVRLLTGEAEFQVAHDPDRPFVVHTEEGTATALGTAFVVRQDGGRTTVSVLENRVRVALHSDSMSFSKAVVLSPAQQVRMQTGQLTSAQPVSLEKVNAWRRGKLIFENRPLEEVIDEVNRYHRGWIRIVGTDLKTLTVNGVFRTDQPEGMVTALEESLGLRAVRITDYLVFLY; from the coding sequence ATGCCCAAAGCCATTTGGGATGAAGCCGTCGCGTGGTGCATTCGCCTGGATGCCGAACCGCTTGCGCCGGAGTCGAAAAGGGAACTGGACCGCTGGCTGGAAGCCGACGCGCTTCATAGAAAAGCCTTCGACCGTGCGCAGGAGGTGTGGGGGGAGTTGGATCGCCTTCCGCAGGCCAGCCGGGCGAAGCCGCAATCGCTTACCCAGAACGATTTTGTGTCCAAACGTCCACGGCGACCGATCCCGGCGGGAGGGTTGCTTCGATTCCGCCGAGGGGCGATGGCGTGGACGGCGCTTGCCGCGTGCGTGGCGTTGATCGTGATGACGGTGTTTGCAGGCGACCTGTCTCTGCGGTTCCGCGCGGATCACCAAACCGGAGTGGGCCAGATGCGTGCGATCACGCTGGCCGATGGCTCCCGCGTCTTTTTGAATACCGACTCGGCGTTGGCGGTGGACTATGCAGGCGACCGGCGGAAGGTCCGCCTGCTGACGGGTGAAGCCGAGTTCCAGGTGGCGCACGACCCCGACCGGCCGTTTGTCGTGCACACGGAAGAAGGCACCGCCACCGCGCTGGGCACGGCGTTCGTTGTGCGGCAGGATGGGGGGCGCACCACCGTGAGTGTTTTGGAAAACCGTGTGCGGGTGGCGCTTCATTCGGATTCCATGTCCTTTTCCAAGGCGGTGGTTTTATCGCCCGCCCAACAGGTACGGATGCAAACCGGGCAACTGACCTCGGCGCAACCGGTGTCCCTGGAGAAAGTCAATGCCTGGCGGCGGGGCAAACTGATTTTTGAAAACCGGCCTCTGGAAGAGGTCATTGATGAAGTCAACCGCTACCACCGCGGGTGGATTCGGATAGTGGGAACCGATCTGAAAACGCTCACGGTCAACGGTGTGTTCCGCACCGATCAGCCGGAAGGCATGGTCACAGCTCTGGAAGAGTCTCTGGGACTGCGGGCGGTCCGCATCACCGACTACCTCGTATTTTTATACTGA
- a CDS encoding TonB-dependent siderophore receptor: MFLSFIMLAGAGTLHAGQSGNVPAQNALWVGQTEEVRPFDIPAGPLVEALNRLADASGMQIVYDAKQTEGLTTQGLEGTYTPKEAFEKVLDGTHLNFRFTESNNVVLESEVDHTLTLEVQSKELKVIQPERFAENEADPEKEKARDDKKEEATRLPPVAVEGAGQIDPKEFVVNETPTATKTETPLIEIPQSVSIITRKRMTDQAVVNLAQALKYAPGVQSATFGVDSRVDWFKLRGFNSTWNSLFKDGLRLSMPAGFLHIQTEPYGLDRVDIFRGPSSVLYGQNTPGGMVNLVSKKPTLEPRRQVALMLGSFDRKQLMVDIGGPVEGTDELHFRLVAMARDSDTQLDFVEDNRFYFAPSVTWRPNENTTFTLLSHYQYDDSGNLANFFPVKGTLFNNPLGEVPTSRFTGEPNYDQYTKTQASVAYQFEHRINNAVAVRQNFRYFYIDYTNKQIYAFGLQADNRTLDRAQFFNRVNADSFAVDNQIEYKVQTGPFKHTLLTGLDFQTHRVDTRAGEVMAPTLDLFNPRYNQSVLNDPAFSTAQDITQFQTGVYIQDQIKWNRLILVLSGRHDWASSETEDLLTGGTTKQSDTAFTGRAGVVYESSFGLAPYASVSESFVPVVGSNFLGQKFEPETATQIEVGLKYEPPGLDARFTVSVFDLRRQKVRTGDPNNPLNVIQTGEIRSRGIELEGIMALAQGLEMVANYSFLDMEVTQSNDGDFGKTPFVTPDHLASVWTHYTVPSGLLKNLGVGAGANYTGTTFADDANTIKVPSYLIFDAAVNYRLNHWEFAVNLRNALDKEYIAGCFSIACFYGDRRNVMGTVRYNW; encoded by the coding sequence TTGTTTCTATCCTTCATCATGTTGGCGGGTGCGGGGACCCTGCATGCCGGACAAAGCGGCAATGTGCCGGCGCAGAATGCGCTGTGGGTGGGGCAGACCGAAGAAGTCCGTCCCTTCGACATTCCGGCGGGGCCTTTGGTGGAGGCACTCAATCGGCTGGCCGATGCGAGCGGCATGCAGATCGTTTACGATGCGAAACAAACGGAGGGGTTGACGACGCAGGGATTGGAAGGAACCTACACGCCGAAAGAGGCGTTTGAAAAAGTTCTGGACGGGACGCATCTGAATTTCCGCTTTACGGAATCGAACAACGTGGTTCTGGAGTCGGAGGTCGATCACACGTTGACCCTGGAAGTTCAATCGAAAGAGTTGAAGGTGATTCAGCCGGAGCGGTTCGCCGAAAATGAAGCGGACCCGGAAAAGGAAAAGGCCCGGGATGATAAAAAAGAGGAAGCCACCCGTCTGCCTCCGGTGGCGGTGGAAGGGGCGGGCCAGATCGATCCCAAAGAGTTTGTGGTGAACGAGACCCCCACGGCGACCAAAACCGAAACGCCTTTGATCGAAATACCGCAATCGGTGTCGATCATCACCCGCAAGCGCATGACCGACCAGGCGGTGGTCAACCTGGCGCAGGCCTTGAAGTACGCGCCGGGGGTGCAGTCGGCGACGTTCGGCGTGGATTCCCGTGTGGACTGGTTCAAGCTGAGGGGATTCAACTCCACGTGGAACAGCCTGTTCAAGGACGGACTGCGGCTTTCGATGCCAGCTGGTTTTCTGCATATTCAGACGGAGCCGTATGGACTGGACCGGGTGGATATTTTCCGCGGCCCGTCCTCGGTTCTGTATGGTCAGAACACACCGGGAGGGATGGTCAACCTGGTTTCCAAGAAACCGACGCTGGAGCCACGCCGGCAGGTGGCGTTGATGCTCGGTAGCTTCGATCGAAAGCAGTTGATGGTGGATATTGGCGGCCCGGTTGAAGGGACGGATGAGCTTCATTTCCGCCTGGTTGCCATGGCGCGCGACAGCGACACGCAGTTGGACTTTGTGGAAGACAACCGGTTTTACTTCGCGCCCTCGGTCACGTGGCGTCCGAATGAAAACACCACGTTCACCCTGCTCAGCCATTATCAATATGATGACTCCGGCAACCTGGCGAATTTCTTCCCTGTAAAGGGAACGCTTTTCAACAATCCCCTGGGGGAAGTGCCGACCAGCCGCTTCACGGGCGAACCCAATTACGATCAGTACACCAAAACGCAGGCTTCGGTGGCCTACCAGTTTGAGCACCGGATCAACAATGCCGTCGCCGTGCGGCAGAACTTCCGCTACTTCTACATCGACTACACCAACAAGCAGATCTACGCGTTCGGATTGCAGGCGGACAATCGCACTCTGGACCGGGCACAATTTTTCAACCGGGTGAATGCGGACAGCTTTGCGGTCGACAACCAAATTGAGTACAAGGTTCAAACCGGACCGTTCAAGCACACCCTGCTCACCGGCCTGGACTTTCAGACCCATCGTGTGGATACGCGGGCCGGGGAGGTGATGGCTCCAACGCTGGATCTGTTCAATCCCCGGTACAACCAGAGCGTGTTGAACGATCCGGCCTTCAGCACGGCGCAGGACATCACCCAGTTCCAAACCGGCGTTTATATTCAGGATCAAATCAAGTGGAATCGCTTGATTCTGGTTCTGTCCGGCCGGCATGACTGGGCCAGTTCCGAGACAGAGGACCTGCTGACCGGCGGAACCACAAAGCAGAGCGACACCGCCTTCACCGGGCGCGCGGGAGTGGTCTATGAGTCCAGTTTCGGCCTGGCCCCCTATGCCAGTGTGTCGGAATCGTTTGTTCCCGTGGTGGGTTCCAATTTTCTCGGTCAGAAATTTGAGCCGGAAACGGCGACGCAGATCGAAGTGGGGCTCAAATACGAGCCGCCCGGACTGGATGCGCGGTTCACCGTGAGCGTATTCGATCTGCGTCGGCAAAAAGTGCGCACCGGCGATCCCAACAATCCTCTCAACGTGATTCAGACGGGGGAAATCCGTTCGCGCGGAATCGAGCTGGAAGGCATCATGGCACTGGCCCAGGGCCTGGAGATGGTGGCCAATTACAGCTTCCTGGATATGGAAGTCACGCAGAGCAACGACGGCGATTTCGGCAAAACGCCCTTTGTCACTCCGGACCACCTCGCTTCCGTGTGGACCCATTACACCGTTCCAAGCGGTTTGCTGAAGAACCTGGGAGTCGGAGCCGGGGCCAACTACACGGGCACCACTTTTGCGGACGATGCCAATACCATCAAGGTGCCTTCTTACCTGATCTTCGACGCCGCGGTGAACTACCGCTTGAATCACTGGGAGTTCGCGGTCAATCTGCGCAACGCATTGGATAAGGAATACATTGCCGGTTGTTTCTCCATAGCCTGTTTCTATGGCGACCGCAGGAATGTGATGGGCACCGTTCGCTACAACTGGTGA
- a CDS encoding PepSY-associated TM helix domain-containing protein — protein MGRILWVKLHRYAGLTIALFLIVSGLTGSIIAFYHELDEGLNPELFSPGTSGEPLSPYEWKSIVEKADPRVETTFLPLEVHAPGESVTVVVEPRIDPATGAPYEVEYSQVFVDPVNGEILGNRLWGDCCFERKNLLPYLYTVHYSLHLPREFIGGWENMWGRWLMGGIAIIWFLDCFVGIYLTFPPGRPFLEKWKPAWKVRRDAGAYRQNFDMHRAGALWPWVLLIFLSMSSIYLNLGFEVFRPVLSTVSSITPNPFEQRLDRLPNAPYTAQVSYQDIEVRALEEAKRRNWATYLGGIGYSPHFGIYSAYFFPPGGEHAPGLGHSTLHFEGSTGEVIAHKVPGEGTIGDFLMEVQFPIHSGQIAGMPGRIIVSMAGLLVAMLSITGIVIWWVKRKGLPAKTSADTPREESNANVTT, from the coding sequence ATGGGAAGGATTTTATGGGTCAAACTGCATCGCTACGCGGGGCTGACGATCGCGCTGTTTCTCATCGTATCGGGTTTGACCGGAAGCATCATTGCCTTTTACCACGAACTGGATGAGGGGCTGAACCCGGAGCTGTTCTCACCCGGCACATCCGGCGAACCGCTGTCTCCTTATGAATGGAAATCCATCGTGGAGAAAGCGGACCCGCGCGTCGAGACCACGTTCCTTCCCTTGGAAGTGCATGCGCCGGGGGAATCGGTGACGGTCGTCGTGGAGCCGCGCATCGATCCCGCCACCGGCGCGCCGTATGAGGTCGAGTACAGCCAGGTGTTCGTCGATCCGGTCAACGGCGAGATTCTGGGCAACCGTTTGTGGGGCGATTGCTGTTTTGAACGCAAGAATCTCCTGCCTTATTTGTACACGGTGCACTACTCCCTGCACCTGCCGCGCGAGTTCATCGGCGGTTGGGAAAACATGTGGGGACGCTGGCTGATGGGCGGCATCGCCATCATCTGGTTTCTGGACTGCTTCGTGGGTATATACCTCACGTTCCCACCCGGCCGTCCGTTCCTGGAAAAGTGGAAACCGGCGTGGAAGGTGCGGCGCGACGCCGGGGCCTACCGTCAGAATTTCGACATGCACCGCGCCGGCGCACTGTGGCCGTGGGTCCTGCTGATTTTTCTTTCCATGAGCAGCATCTATCTCAATCTCGGGTTCGAGGTGTTTCGTCCGGTGCTTTCGACGGTGTCCAGTATAACCCCCAATCCCTTTGAACAGCGGTTGGACCGGTTGCCCAATGCGCCGTACACGGCGCAGGTCAGTTACCAGGACATTGAAGTCCGCGCACTGGAGGAAGCCAAGCGGCGGAACTGGGCGACGTATTTGGGAGGCATCGGTTACAGCCCTCATTTTGGAATTTATTCCGCTTATTTCTTTCCGCCGGGTGGGGAGCATGCCCCCGGGCTGGGTCATTCCACCCTGCATTTTGAAGGGAGCACCGGTGAGGTGATCGCGCACAAGGTTCCTGGAGAGGGAACCATCGGCGATTTCCTCATGGAAGTCCAGTTTCCCATTCACAGCGGTCAGATCGCCGGAATGCCGGGACGCATTATAGTGTCGATGGCCGGGCTTCTGGTGGCCATGCTGTCCATTACGGGCATCGTCATCTGGTGGGTCAAACGCAAGGGGCTTCCTGCCAAAACATCCGCAGACACGCCAAGAGAAGAATCCAACGCCAACGTCACAACTTGA